The Streptomyces sp. NBC_00162 genome window below encodes:
- a CDS encoding MHYT domain-containing protein translates to MGHLDHAAYGWLTPVLSYVMASVGAALGLRCTVRALAATGTARRNWLLAAASAIGTGIWTMHFVAMLGFDVTGTEIHYNVPITILSLLVAMLVVGAGVFAVGYGKDRGRALVLGGLTTGLGVASMHYLGMAALRLHGDVSYDPLTVGLSVVIAVVAATAALWAALNIKSPVAVAVASLVMGAAVSSMHYTGMTAVAVSVSPSDAALPGATAMQFIFPLAVGLGSYLFITAAFVALSPTADERAASDSVRKLGERAAPAH, encoded by the coding sequence CTGGGACATCTGGACCACGCCGCCTACGGCTGGCTGACACCCGTGCTGTCATACGTGATGGCATCCGTCGGCGCCGCCCTCGGGCTGCGCTGCACCGTCCGCGCGCTCGCCGCGACCGGCACCGCCCGGCGCAACTGGCTCCTGGCCGCGGCCTCCGCGATCGGCACCGGCATCTGGACGATGCACTTCGTCGCGATGCTCGGCTTCGACGTCACCGGCACCGAGATCCACTACAACGTGCCGATCACCATCCTCAGCCTGCTCGTCGCCATGCTGGTCGTCGGCGCGGGGGTGTTCGCCGTCGGCTACGGCAAGGACCGCGGCCGGGCCCTCGTCCTGGGCGGTCTCACCACCGGCCTCGGCGTCGCGAGCATGCACTACCTCGGCATGGCGGCCCTGCGCCTGCACGGTGACGTCTCCTACGACCCGCTCACCGTCGGACTCTCCGTCGTCATCGCCGTGGTCGCTGCCACCGCGGCCCTGTGGGCCGCGCTCAACATCAAGTCACCGGTGGCCGTGGCCGTCGCCTCGCTCGTCATGGGCGCCGCCGTCAGCAGCATGCACTACACCGGGATGACCGCCGTCGCCGTCAGCGTCAGTCCCTCGGACGCCGCCCTGCCCGGTGCGACGGCCATGCAGTTCATCTTCCCGCTCGCCGTCGGGCTGGGCTCCTACCTGTTCATCACCGCCGCCTTCGTCGCGCTGTCGCCGACCGCCGACGAGCGGGCCGCCTCCGACTCCGTACGGAAGCTGGGGGAACGGGCCGCGCCCGCCCACTGA
- a CDS encoding DUF742 domain-containing protein produces the protein MNGQWYDADAGPLVRPYAMTGGRTKPGPHGVRFDLIALVVVDPEGADAAAESLLGPEHRALLGLCRSETQSVAELAADADLPVGVVRVLLGDLLEGGHVKVSRPVPPAQLPDERILREVIEGLRAL, from the coding sequence ATGAACGGCCAGTGGTACGACGCCGACGCGGGCCCGCTCGTCCGTCCGTACGCGATGACCGGCGGGCGTACGAAGCCGGGACCCCACGGGGTCCGCTTCGACCTGATCGCGCTGGTCGTCGTGGATCCGGAGGGCGCCGACGCGGCCGCCGAGTCGCTGCTCGGACCGGAACACCGGGCACTGCTCGGACTCTGCCGGTCCGAGACCCAGTCGGTGGCGGAGCTCGCCGCCGACGCCGACCTGCCCGTGGGGGTGGTGCGGGTGCTGCTCGGCGACCTGCTGGAGGGCGGGCATGTCAAGGTCAGCAGGCCGGTACCGCCCGCGCAGCTGCCGGACGAGCGGATTCTGCGGGAAGTCATCGAGGGATTGCGAGCGTTGTGA
- a CDS encoding nitrate- and nitrite sensing domain-containing protein, with product MRTPRRQPEAAAPRLPAPAGGHGHGSGTGRRAHAGPPADERPEQALHQPAPAPHERGPRLRLRPATVRAKIVSLLMVPVVSLLALWAFATVSTAQDIARLSRVQQVDTEIRTPVAAAVTELQAERRAAVRLLADPAADPAALDQQARRTDAAVRRLRLGERNTVADSGDYGSDVVVRLGAFVVDAEALESARKDITGRRATPEAAYEIYTRVVDSALAVGGALTGGEDAELGPASRVLLEFARAGELLSREDALLAVPGPRSAETLRQLIGTIETRRALTAAAARDLPPAQQSAWQSVAKSAAYADLTAAEDRALAAGAAKEVRGVPAGWEAAHTGIGASMREIEGAAHAAAADRADPFAEGALSPAGAAVLLGLAAVAASLVISVRIGRALVVELVSLRNTALEIAHRKLPYAMERLRAGRADEIDVAGETPDGPPADDEITQVGEALATVHRAALSAAVERAELASGVSGVFVNLARRSQVLVHKQLTLLDSMERRADDPNELGDLFRLDHLTTRMRRHAESLIILSGAAPGRAWRMPVPLTNVVRAAVSEIEDYPRVEVRQLAEAAVVGGAVADLTHLLAELIENAAQFSPPHTKVRVSGEPVGAGYVLEIEDRGLGMGRETLSDANRRIEQSEALDLFDSDRLGLFVVSRLSSRHGVKVHLRTSPYGGTTAVVLLPNSMLQGAITAGAPGPEPRAGATAGARTAASVPVPVPAPVPASEPAPEAEQPPAMTVVREDARGLRDPDPSPAREEPRPAPVAALRPRAPGGAVTRTQVAAAPAASVTELPRRVRQASLVPQLRETPAPKAPAGARLAEEPPGRSPEQARDRMAAYRAGWVRGAEENSPHAGSARSEGSEGRQGSHGSKGEV from the coding sequence ATGCGCACACCCCGCAGACAACCGGAAGCAGCGGCGCCGCGGCTCCCCGCGCCGGCGGGCGGCCACGGCCACGGCTCGGGAACGGGCCGCCGGGCCCACGCCGGGCCGCCGGCCGACGAACGCCCGGAACAGGCACTCCACCAGCCCGCCCCGGCGCCGCACGAGCGGGGTCCCCGGCTGCGGCTGCGCCCCGCCACCGTCCGCGCGAAGATCGTTTCACTGCTGATGGTCCCCGTCGTCTCGCTGCTCGCCCTGTGGGCCTTCGCCACCGTCAGCACCGCCCAGGACATCGCCCGGCTCAGCCGCGTCCAGCAGGTCGACACCGAGATACGCACCCCCGTCGCCGCCGCCGTCACCGAGCTCCAGGCCGAACGGCGCGCCGCCGTCCGCCTCCTCGCCGACCCCGCCGCCGACCCGGCCGCCCTGGACCAGCAGGCCCGCCGCACCGACGCCGCCGTCCGGCGGCTGCGGCTCGGAGAGCGCAACACCGTCGCCGACTCCGGCGACTACGGCTCGGACGTCGTGGTCCGCCTGGGCGCGTTCGTCGTCGACGCCGAGGCGCTGGAATCCGCCCGCAAGGACATCACCGGACGCCGTGCCACCCCCGAGGCCGCCTACGAGATCTACACCCGCGTGGTCGACTCGGCCCTCGCCGTGGGCGGCGCCCTGACCGGCGGGGAGGACGCAGAACTCGGCCCCGCCTCCAGGGTCCTGCTGGAATTCGCCCGGGCCGGAGAGCTTCTCTCCCGGGAGGACGCGCTGCTCGCCGTACCGGGTCCGCGCAGCGCCGAAACGCTTCGGCAGCTGATCGGCACCATCGAGACCCGGCGCGCCCTCACCGCCGCCGCGGCCCGCGACCTCCCCCCTGCCCAGCAGTCCGCCTGGCAGTCCGTGGCCAAGAGCGCCGCCTACGCCGACCTCACCGCCGCCGAGGACCGGGCGCTTGCCGCCGGCGCGGCCAAGGAGGTGCGCGGGGTACCCGCCGGATGGGAGGCCGCGCACACCGGCATCGGCGCCTCGATGCGGGAGATCGAGGGAGCCGCGCACGCCGCGGCCGCCGACCGGGCCGACCCGTTCGCCGAGGGGGCGCTCAGCCCGGCCGGAGCCGCCGTGCTGCTGGGCCTGGCCGCCGTCGCCGCCTCGCTGGTCATCTCCGTCCGCATCGGCCGCGCCCTGGTCGTGGAACTGGTCTCCCTGCGCAACACCGCGCTGGAGATCGCCCACCGCAAGCTCCCGTACGCCATGGAGCGGCTCCGCGCGGGCCGGGCCGACGAGATCGACGTCGCCGGCGAGACCCCGGACGGGCCGCCCGCCGACGACGAGATCACCCAGGTCGGCGAGGCGCTCGCCACCGTCCACCGGGCCGCGCTCAGCGCCGCCGTCGAACGGGCGGAGCTGGCCAGCGGGGTCTCCGGGGTCTTCGTCAACCTCGCCCGCCGCAGCCAGGTCCTCGTGCACAAGCAGCTCACCCTGCTCGACTCGATGGAACGGCGCGCGGACGACCCGAACGAGCTCGGCGACCTCTTCCGCCTCGACCACCTGACCACCCGGATGCGCCGGCACGCGGAGAGCCTGATCATCCTTTCGGGTGCGGCCCCCGGCCGGGCCTGGCGGATGCCGGTCCCGCTCACGAACGTCGTACGGGCCGCCGTCTCCGAGATCGAGGACTACCCCCGTGTCGAGGTGCGCCAGCTCGCGGAGGCCGCCGTGGTCGGCGGAGCCGTCGCCGACCTCACCCACCTGCTGGCCGAACTCATCGAGAACGCCGCCCAGTTCTCCCCGCCGCACACCAAGGTCCGCGTCAGCGGCGAGCCGGTCGGCGCCGGATACGTCCTGGAGATCGAGGACCGCGGGCTCGGCATGGGCCGCGAGACCCTGAGCGACGCCAACCGGCGCATCGAGCAGTCCGAGGCGCTCGACCTCTTCGACAGCGACCGGCTCGGGCTCTTCGTCGTCAGCCGTCTCTCGTCCCGCCACGGCGTGAAGGTGCACCTGCGGACGTCACCGTACGGGGGCACCACCGCCGTGGTGCTGCTGCCGAACTCCATGCTCCAGGGAGCGATCACGGCCGGCGCCCCCGGGCCGGAACCCCGGGCGGGGGCGACCGCCGGGGCACGGACCGCGGCATCGGTACCCGTACCGGTACCCGCTCCCGTACCGGCTTCGGAGCCGGCCCCGGAGGCGGAGCAGCCGCCGGCGATGACCGTCGTACGGGAGGACGCACGCGGACTCCGGGACCCGGACCCCTCCCCCGCCCGGGAAGAGCCGCGCCCCGCCCCGGTGGCCGCGCTGCGGCCGCGCGCTCCGGGCGGCGCGGTCACCCGTACGCAGGTCGCCGCGGCCCCCGCCGCCTCGGTGACGGAACTGCCGCGCCGGGTCCGCCAGGCCAGCCTCGTCCCGCAGCTGCGCGAGACCCCCGCGCCCAAGGCCCCGGCGGGCGCGCGCCTCGCCGAGGAACCGCCGGGGCGCAGCCCCGAGCAGGCGCGGGACCGGATGGCCGCCTACCGGGCCGGATGGGTCCGCGGCGCCGAGGAGAACTCCCCTCACGCAGGCAGCGCGCGCAGCGAAGGCAGCGAAGGCAGGCAAGGCAGCCATGGCAGCAAAGGAGAAGTGTGA
- a CDS encoding class I SAM-dependent methyltransferase: MSEDHTHVQEFFGARAADWDRKFPEDAPAFATAVAEFGLRPGDRVLDAGCGTGRALTPLRAAVGPAGIVLGADLTPQMLAAAQRAGRAAQGALLLTDVARLPLRDGTLDAVFAAGLIAHLPDPAANLRELARVVRPGGRLALFHPIGRAALAARHGRELTPEDLRAEHNLGPLLARSGWEMTSYADEDARFLVLAVRHR, from the coding sequence ATGAGCGAAGACCACACGCACGTGCAGGAGTTCTTCGGAGCGCGCGCCGCCGACTGGGACCGCAAGTTCCCCGAGGACGCGCCCGCCTTCGCGACCGCCGTCGCCGAATTCGGACTGCGGCCCGGGGACCGCGTGCTCGACGCGGGCTGCGGCACCGGGCGGGCCCTGACCCCGCTGCGCGCCGCCGTCGGACCTGCCGGCATCGTGCTCGGGGCCGACCTCACCCCGCAGATGCTGGCCGCCGCGCAGCGGGCGGGGCGGGCCGCGCAGGGTGCACTGCTGCTCACGGACGTGGCCCGGCTGCCGCTGCGCGACGGGACGCTGGACGCGGTGTTCGCCGCCGGGCTGATCGCGCACCTGCCCGACCCGGCCGCGAACCTGCGCGAGCTGGCCCGGGTGGTCCGCCCCGGCGGCCGGCTCGCACTCTTTCACCCGATCGGGCGAGCGGCCCTCGCCGCCCGCCACGGCCGGGAACTGACTCCGGAGGACCTGCGGGCCGAGCACAACCTCGGCCCGCTGCTCGCCCGTTCGGGCTGGGAGATGACCTCGTACGCCGACGAGGACGCCCGCTTCCTGGTGCTGGCCGTACGGCACCGGTGA
- a CDS encoding PPOX class F420-dependent oxidoreductase has translation MAKKMTQQEWRAFVSHSTRTGKLSTVREDGSPHIAPIWFVLDGDSFVFNTGKDTVKARNLARDGRVALCVDDDRPPFSYVVLQGRAEISEHADDPDEILHWATRIGARYMGEEQAEAFGRRNAVPSELLVRVPIDKVIAIAGIAD, from the coding sequence ATGGCGAAGAAGATGACGCAACAGGAATGGCGGGCGTTCGTCTCGCACTCCACCCGCACCGGAAAGCTCTCCACCGTCCGCGAGGACGGCAGCCCCCACATCGCTCCCATCTGGTTCGTACTCGACGGCGACTCCTTCGTGTTCAACACCGGCAAGGACACGGTGAAGGCACGGAACCTGGCGCGTGACGGCCGGGTCGCGCTGTGCGTGGACGACGACCGGCCGCCGTTCTCCTACGTCGTGCTCCAGGGCCGCGCAGAGATCAGCGAGCACGCCGACGACCCGGACGAGATCCTTCACTGGGCGACCAGGATCGGTGCCCGCTACATGGGCGAGGAGCAGGCGGAGGCCTTCGGCCGTCGCAACGCCGTCCCGAGCGAACTCCTCGTCCGGGTACCGATCGACAAGGTGATCGCCATCGCCGGAATCGCGGACTGA
- a CDS encoding GTP-binding protein: MGLHDDGPVDPGPGDDTELAALALKILVAGGFGVGKTTLVGAVSEIRPLRTEELLSEAGELVDDTGGVDQKTTTTVAMDFGRITIRSGLSLYLFGTPGQDRFWFMWDELSQGALGAVVLADTRRLEDCFPAVDYFEHRRIPFVVAVNCFTDARRYGAHDVSRALDLDQGTPVVLCDARDKDSGKEVLIRLVEYAGRVHTARLLDSVEPQADSV; this comes from the coding sequence ATGGGACTGCATGACGACGGACCGGTGGATCCCGGTCCCGGGGACGACACCGAACTGGCCGCGCTCGCGCTGAAGATCCTCGTGGCGGGCGGCTTCGGGGTCGGCAAGACCACGCTGGTGGGCGCGGTGAGCGAGATCCGCCCGCTGCGGACGGAGGAGCTGCTGAGCGAGGCGGGCGAACTCGTCGACGACACGGGCGGGGTGGACCAGAAGACGACCACGACCGTGGCCATGGACTTCGGGCGGATCACCATCCGGTCCGGGCTGTCCCTGTACCTGTTCGGCACACCGGGCCAGGACCGGTTCTGGTTCATGTGGGACGAGCTGTCGCAAGGGGCGCTGGGCGCGGTGGTGCTCGCCGACACGCGGCGGCTGGAGGACTGCTTCCCGGCGGTGGACTACTTCGAGCACCGGCGCATTCCGTTCGTGGTGGCCGTCAACTGCTTCACCGACGCACGGCGTTACGGGGCCCACGACGTGTCGAGGGCGCTGGACCTGGACCAGGGGACGCCGGTGGTGCTGTGCGACGCGCGGGACAAGGACTCGGGGAAGGAAGTGCTGATCAGGCTGGTCGAGTACGCCGGGCGGGTGCACACCGCCCGGCTGCTGGACTCGGTGGAGCCGCAGGCCGATTCGGTGTGA
- a CDS encoding roadblock/LC7 domain-containing protein, which produces MIEHQRIDLNGGVRRSGELDWLLDDLVVRVREVRHTVVLSNDGLPVGASSALSREDAEHLAAVASGFHSLAKGAGRHFHAGGVRQTMVEMDEGFLFVAAAGDGSCLAVLSSAGADIGLIAYEMARLVKRVGEHLYTPPRFAARPPAAG; this is translated from the coding sequence ATGATCGAACACCAGAGAATCGACCTCAACGGCGGCGTCCGCAGGTCCGGTGAACTGGACTGGCTCCTGGACGACCTGGTGGTCCGGGTCCGGGAGGTCCGGCACACCGTGGTGCTGTCCAACGACGGCCTGCCGGTCGGCGCTTCCAGCGCGCTGAGCCGGGAGGACGCGGAGCACCTGGCCGCCGTGGCCTCCGGCTTCCACAGCCTGGCCAAGGGCGCGGGACGGCATTTCCACGCCGGGGGCGTACGCCAGACGATGGTCGAGATGGACGAGGGCTTCCTCTTCGTCGCGGCCGCCGGGGACGGCTCCTGTCTGGCGGTGCTCAGCAGCGCCGGGGCCGACATCGGGCTGATCGCCTACGAGATGGCACGACTGGTGAAGCGGGTCGGCGAGCACCTGTACACCCCGCCCCGGTTCGCGGCACGGCCGCCGGCCGCCGGCTGA